Proteins encoded in a region of the Streptomyces sp. NBC_00310 genome:
- a CDS encoding DUF2786 domain-containing protein — translation MTVSGTDGLSEKEFRQGRADWLEIRAGDLAAVLETAGPRLYRLLPSDLGDLTLVAAVTVARVAADEARAQPVAETVRWLERLIPGGHLHDLEGAVRELRSRLAAGGEPALWSWNAEGWEEMLLWRWRRSQPATDDLSRARVGWRVRWSADIPGMGAVDCPEWAPRRHGRQLLTPTEFFAGEPEPLRLLAQAVLDAPGTAAAVQDAVLLREEHLQGAGHLVWLAEQQAGVEQLEAWRRRHQATGSEATRAFLAELSEGVKRYMSLVLQPVVDALSACERALLGDSRHGARRSAADYLDAFLDAQEQPGEEAWRDERLSADVEQQARARHLLGETTWHGMLGTVPVWYRIVTSREERAAALAYSGKPSTSVVQVRTGAGVQRNLLSDLFGLPADEHEEWYPEPGIEIDYAPDSAFDLCALLAVSQLGHARLEFLMRGADGSFQRLRSVRARVREDDTAAWRRWALGELSELVPDPEDLADLIAREDDDGTDEDDAADARTRADDRTSSDSGTSGSGPRSARDGLPEALLNKVRALLLKAENPAATEDEARVYLDKAYELMAKYGIEQAMLDDDVTEPERPVDRIVDLYPPYVKEGRRLLARIGYEMRCRSVYPGGKDNRHRVHLFGFETDLQATEVLFASLRLQMLEGADNADRLHRPETEDARAYKRSWMLGFIREVTARIGAAQQAARAAAEEEAGADEEVTSGRSVALVLADRTTFVEARLAAQYPKLNKTRPTKFKGTGYWQGVADGRHADIGGSAVADEEPNVQLTR, via the coding sequence ATGACAGTGAGCGGTACGGACGGGCTGTCGGAGAAGGAGTTCCGGCAGGGGCGCGCCGACTGGTTGGAGATCAGGGCCGGGGACCTCGCCGCCGTGTTAGAGACCGCCGGACCCAGGTTGTACAGGCTGCTTCCCAGCGATCTGGGGGACCTGACACTGGTGGCGGCGGTGACGGTCGCGCGGGTGGCGGCGGACGAGGCGCGGGCCCAGCCCGTGGCCGAGACCGTCCGATGGCTGGAGCGGCTGATCCCAGGAGGGCACCTCCACGATCTGGAGGGAGCGGTACGAGAACTCCGGTCCCGCCTCGCGGCCGGCGGCGAGCCGGCCCTGTGGTCCTGGAACGCCGAGGGCTGGGAGGAGATGCTGCTGTGGCGGTGGAGGCGGAGTCAGCCGGCTACTGACGACCTGTCACGTGCTCGCGTGGGATGGCGGGTACGTTGGTCGGCGGACATCCCGGGGATGGGTGCCGTCGACTGCCCCGAGTGGGCGCCGCGTCGACATGGCAGGCAACTCCTCACGCCCACCGAGTTCTTCGCCGGTGAGCCGGAGCCGCTGAGGTTGCTGGCGCAGGCAGTGCTGGACGCACCCGGCACGGCCGCCGCGGTCCAGGACGCGGTGCTGTTGCGGGAGGAGCACCTCCAGGGCGCGGGGCACCTGGTGTGGCTGGCCGAGCAACAGGCCGGCGTCGAACAGCTCGAAGCGTGGCGCCGCAGACATCAGGCCACAGGATCGGAGGCCACCCGGGCGTTCCTCGCGGAGCTGTCCGAAGGGGTCAAGAGATACATGTCGCTGGTACTCCAGCCGGTCGTCGACGCCCTCTCCGCGTGCGAGCGTGCCCTGCTCGGCGACAGCAGGCACGGTGCGCGGCGCTCCGCCGCCGACTACCTGGACGCGTTCCTCGACGCGCAGGAACAACCGGGCGAGGAGGCATGGCGGGACGAACGGCTGAGCGCGGACGTCGAACAGCAGGCGCGGGCCCGTCATCTGCTGGGCGAGACGACCTGGCACGGCATGCTCGGCACGGTCCCCGTCTGGTACCGCATCGTCACCTCCAGGGAGGAGAGGGCGGCCGCGCTGGCCTACTCCGGGAAGCCGTCGACGTCCGTCGTCCAGGTCAGGACCGGCGCGGGCGTCCAGAGGAACCTTCTCTCCGACCTGTTCGGGCTCCCGGCTGACGAGCACGAGGAGTGGTACCCCGAACCCGGCATCGAGATCGACTACGCCCCGGACAGCGCCTTCGATCTGTGCGCGCTGCTGGCAGTCTCCCAACTCGGCCACGCCCGGTTGGAGTTCCTGATGCGGGGTGCCGACGGGAGTTTCCAGCGGCTTCGCTCGGTGCGGGCACGGGTCCGGGAGGACGACACCGCCGCCTGGCGGCGCTGGGCGCTCGGGGAGCTGTCGGAGCTGGTCCCGGACCCGGAGGACCTGGCGGACCTGATCGCCCGGGAGGACGACGACGGCACGGACGAGGACGACGCGGCGGATGCCCGGACGCGCGCCGACGACCGTACGTCGTCCGACTCCGGCACGTCCGGGTCCGGCCCCCGGTCCGCGCGCGACGGGCTGCCCGAAGCACTGCTCAACAAGGTCAGGGCGCTGCTGCTGAAGGCGGAGAACCCGGCTGCCACCGAGGACGAGGCCCGCGTCTACCTTGACAAGGCCTACGAGCTCATGGCCAAGTACGGCATCGAGCAGGCCATGCTGGACGACGACGTGACCGAGCCGGAGCGGCCGGTGGACCGGATCGTCGATCTCTACCCGCCCTACGTCAAGGAGGGGCGCCGGCTGCTCGCCAGAATCGGCTACGAGATGCGCTGCCGGTCCGTGTACCCCGGCGGCAAGGACAACCGTCACCGCGTCCACCTCTTCGGTTTCGAGACCGACCTCCAGGCCACCGAGGTGCTGTTCGCGAGCCTGCGCCTGCAGATGCTGGAGGGCGCGGACAACGCGGACCGCCTGCATCGCCCGGAGACCGAGGACGCCCGCGCCTACAAGCGTTCCTGGATGCTCGGCTTCATCCGCGAGGTGACCGCGCGGATCGGTGCCGCCCAGCAGGCCGCGAGGGCGGCCGCCGAGGAGGAAGCAGGTGCGGACGAGGAGGTGACGAGCGGACGCAGTGTGGCCCTCGTCCTCGCCGACCGTACGACCTTCGTCGAGGCTCGCCTCGCCGCGCAGTACCCGAAGCTGAACAAGACGCGTCCGACGAAGTTCAAGGGCACTGGTTACTGGCAGGGGGTTGCCGACGGCCGGCACGCCGACATCGGCGGCTCGGCCGTCGCGGACGAGGAACCGAACGTGCAGCTCACCCGCTGA
- a CDS encoding HNH endonuclease, which translates to MCGRPGNVQVHHIRRPADLGNPGEQQPGWAALVIKRRRKTRVLCTSCREAIHVGQPAT; encoded by the coding sequence CTGTGCGGACGACCCGGCAACGTCCAGGTCCACCACATCCGCAGGCCCGCCGACCTCGGGAACCCAGGAGAACAACAGCCCGGCTGGGCCGCCCTCGTGATCAAGCGGCGCCGTAAGACACGGGTGCTCTGCACAAGTTGCCGTGAGGCGATCCACGTCGGGCAACCTGCCACCTGA
- a CDS encoding PASTA domain-containing protein, producing the protein MPPAVRRLAREDADHILDTFPIVRPKDEAKYGTYRTMELILADQLRPAQRDQERPMNPYNTSPPSQPWRKTTPAVLGLLALVALLGAFSFGLGFVAMIAAMVAVWVLPKWRWLAKLGATFGAFVLLAVGAGLGGQLDESATKQPEAKARDDGGVSAEATSSPTPAKVRKAADYTGKPLNEAEKLARSAGFTTGRHDAAEDDRSIIMRSLWTVCFQEADTAAKSIDFAAVKSGEPCPEKDGGPLPWPKMPDVVGATYNTAIKDLKQAGIDLDSVTLDDVYLDIDSPTAEEAAEDGAEWRVCFQSPDEGTKVTATTTVGLHLGRWTDADLVQDCPKAKDTTYKIPANDPDYESDNSTSEEEDGSTGGGSSSSSGGSTGGGSSVGTVHPGSFCSPQGATGVTKAGTPMVCGPGSDGRNRWRSS; encoded by the coding sequence ATGCCCCCTGCGGTCCGCCGCCTCGCCCGCGAGGACGCCGACCACATCCTCGACACCTTCCCCATCGTTCGCCCCAAGGACGAAGCCAAGTACGGCACCTACCGCACCATGGAGCTGATCCTCGCCGATCAGCTCCGTCCGGCCCAGAGAGATCAAGAGCGCCCTATGAACCCGTACAACACCTCGCCCCCATCCCAGCCCTGGCGGAAGACCACTCCCGCCGTGCTCGGCCTCCTCGCCCTCGTCGCGCTGCTCGGCGCGTTCAGCTTCGGGCTCGGCTTCGTCGCGATGATCGCCGCCATGGTGGCGGTCTGGGTGCTGCCGAAGTGGCGCTGGCTCGCCAAACTGGGCGCGACGTTCGGAGCCTTCGTCCTGCTGGCGGTCGGCGCGGGCCTGGGCGGGCAACTCGACGAGAGTGCCACGAAGCAGCCCGAGGCCAAGGCGCGGGACGACGGCGGGGTGAGTGCCGAGGCCACCTCCTCCCCGACCCCCGCGAAGGTCCGCAAGGCCGCCGACTACACCGGCAAACCACTGAACGAGGCGGAGAAGCTCGCACGTTCCGCAGGCTTCACCACTGGTCGCCACGACGCGGCCGAGGACGACCGCTCGATCATCATGCGGTCCCTGTGGACGGTGTGCTTCCAGGAAGCCGACACGGCCGCGAAGAGCATCGACTTCGCGGCCGTCAAGAGCGGGGAACCGTGCCCCGAGAAGGACGGCGGCCCGCTCCCGTGGCCGAAGATGCCGGACGTGGTCGGCGCCACCTACAACACGGCCATCAAGGATCTGAAGCAGGCCGGCATCGACCTCGACAGCGTCACGCTCGACGACGTCTACCTCGACATCGACTCCCCCACCGCTGAGGAGGCCGCCGAGGACGGCGCCGAGTGGCGGGTGTGCTTCCAGTCCCCGGACGAGGGAACCAAGGTCACCGCCACCACCACGGTCGGCCTCCACCTGGGCCGGTGGACCGACGCCGACCTCGTCCAGGACTGCCCGAAGGCGAAGGACACGACCTACAAGATCCCGGCCAACGATCCCGACTACGAGAGCGACAACAGCACCAGCGAGGAGGAGGACGGTTCCACGGGCGGCGGCTCCTCGTCCTCGTCCGGCGGCTCCACCGGCGGCGGCAGCAGCGTCGGCACCGTCCACCCCGGCTCGTTCTGTTCTCCGCAGGGAGCGACCGGCGTCACCAAGGCGGGAACCCCCATGGTCTGCGGCCCCGGCTCCGACGGCCGCAACCGCTGGCGCTCCTCCTGA
- a CDS encoding McrC family protein, giving the protein MPDRTPVQLGEYESAPLEPDQLTPRDVDRLHALQARGCLTLTRERTGWRLKADATVGVLVLDRVRVVVAPKFAIPGEQLMSWLAYALGAPVPATARRWATGPDGYADLVAAALHEECERLLREGVRRDYVRRRSVEPVLRGRLDIAAQATRRYGQLDQLHVRTFDREADIWDNRVLGSAVKAALGLTASPDLARALHGAAGAFPQAPTPAAALRALDRTHYTRLNARYRPAHTWARLLLRGGGVTDLLTDHGTTADGLLLRMPALWEAVVRRLGTEAVGPHGGHAVPGGSGVGITVRGDLGSASTFRPDLLLSLPGLPGHDAAHRTLLPVDAKYKRYDRHGVSAADVHQVLTYGSGYASADASTAVIVHPQPGSHARRTLQVRGPSGLLGTIHVLGVDTRSTPEQATKWIGSVLH; this is encoded by the coding sequence ATGCCTGACCGCACCCCGGTCCAGCTCGGCGAGTACGAGTCCGCCCCGCTGGAGCCCGATCAGCTCACTCCCCGGGACGTCGACCGCCTGCACGCCCTCCAGGCACGGGGCTGCCTCACCCTGACCAGGGAGCGCACCGGGTGGCGGCTCAAGGCCGACGCGACCGTCGGGGTCCTGGTCCTGGACCGTGTCCGCGTGGTCGTCGCACCCAAGTTCGCCATTCCCGGAGAGCAGCTCATGAGCTGGCTCGCCTACGCCCTCGGCGCGCCCGTCCCGGCGACGGCCAGGCGGTGGGCCACCGGCCCCGACGGTTACGCCGACCTGGTCGCCGCCGCCCTGCACGAAGAGTGCGAGCGGCTGCTGCGCGAGGGAGTGCGCCGGGACTACGTACGCCGCCGGAGCGTCGAACCAGTACTCCGGGGACGCCTGGACATCGCCGCCCAGGCCACCCGCCGCTACGGGCAACTGGACCAGCTGCACGTCCGCACCTTCGACCGGGAGGCGGACATCTGGGACAACCGTGTTCTGGGGAGCGCAGTGAAGGCAGCGCTCGGCCTGACCGCCAGTCCCGACCTTGCGCGCGCCCTGCACGGCGCCGCCGGCGCCTTTCCGCAGGCCCCGACCCCGGCCGCGGCGCTCCGCGCCCTGGACCGCACCCACTACACCCGCCTCAACGCCCGCTACCGGCCCGCCCACACCTGGGCCCGCCTGCTGCTGCGCGGTGGAGGCGTGACCGACCTGCTCACCGACCACGGCACCACGGCGGACGGACTCCTGCTCAGAATGCCCGCGCTCTGGGAGGCCGTCGTCCGCCGTCTCGGCACCGAGGCCGTCGGCCCGCACGGCGGCCACGCCGTACCCGGCGGAAGCGGCGTCGGCATCACGGTCCGCGGAGACCTGGGCAGCGCCTCGACCTTCCGGCCCGATCTCCTGCTCAGCCTTCCGGGACTTCCAGGACACGACGCGGCACATCGCACGCTGCTGCCTGTGGACGCCAAGTACAAGCGTTACGACCGCCACGGCGTGAGCGCGGCCGACGTCCACCAGGTCCTCACCTACGGAAGCGGCTACGCGTCCGCCGACGCCTCGACGGCCGTCATCGTCCATCCCCAGCCGGGCAGTCACGCCCGGCGAACCCTCCAGGTGCGCGGCCCCAGCGGCCTGTTGGGCACCATCCACGTCCTCGGCGTCGACACCCGCAGCACGCCGGAGCAGGCGACGAAGTGGATCGGCTCAGTACTGCACTGA
- a CDS encoding AAA family ATPase, protein MTNAVDVRTAAAEFDRTSVADVEATAEDERKQVLAQFPLEEWAELPLERYALGQAAPPGSAPTYCRLLEFLTPSLGSIRGGSAAKHIMYHHNSGEWRLAAPLRGMDPQEAWAELRGQFVRAFDAVGAGDFEALDDLEVLRYGPTLVTKSLATYFPQHFLPIYAAEHLRTFVTLLGGEAQAGVPASRTNRQLRELVRTREEFEGWTGQEVMRFLYKHFNPRQRTIWKIAPGERGRLWEECRDGSFICVGWDELGDLGQYQSDTELKQALDAHWPRSSGGSLTLARRLLAFRDLEAGDRVVANRGMDEVLATGRVDGSYRYDPDRPAFHHVVPVTWDLSHAQKLPKPQHGWRSTFAKVDASLFARFTARNADSGSGSDSVPDTGQAQTGTPVALPEDVQAVLDALERKGQVILHGPPGTGKTRLALGAALALDGHADVLGADARQRAEAQVEMLHGERVRMVTFHPSYGYEDFVEGFKPELSATGPGLTLALTDGLFHNLCRRAAADPDQKFLLVIDEINRGDLPRIFGELITLLELDKRNLPVSLPVSRRRFSVPPNVRVIGTMNTADRSISHLDAAVRRRFAFLPVGPDPDAVAGTVGPLDLAAFFESLNMRIARHLDADHQIGHAYLLRDGEPIATEEDLAAAFHHEVIPLLEDYCLGRADLLHRILGGLVDAETGRPLLMPPQDLADALATEFTSGVPGPDA, encoded by the coding sequence ATGACGAACGCGGTGGATGTGCGCACGGCGGCGGCCGAGTTCGACCGGACCTCCGTGGCGGACGTCGAGGCGACTGCCGAGGACGAGCGCAAGCAGGTGCTGGCCCAGTTCCCGTTGGAGGAGTGGGCGGAGTTGCCGCTGGAGCGCTACGCGCTCGGGCAGGCCGCGCCGCCCGGGTCGGCGCCGACGTACTGCCGGCTGCTGGAGTTCCTCACCCCGAGTCTGGGCAGCATCAGGGGCGGCAGTGCCGCGAAGCACATCATGTACCACCACAACTCCGGCGAATGGCGGCTGGCCGCTCCGCTGAGGGGAATGGATCCGCAGGAGGCCTGGGCGGAACTGCGCGGACAGTTCGTCCGGGCCTTCGACGCCGTCGGGGCAGGAGACTTCGAGGCGCTGGACGACCTCGAAGTGCTGCGGTACGGGCCGACGTTGGTGACGAAGTCCCTGGCGACCTACTTCCCCCAGCACTTCCTGCCGATCTACGCGGCCGAGCATCTGCGGACGTTCGTCACGCTGCTCGGCGGCGAGGCGCAGGCCGGCGTCCCCGCCTCGCGCACGAACCGGCAACTGCGAGAACTCGTGCGGACCCGTGAGGAGTTCGAGGGCTGGACGGGACAGGAGGTGATGCGCTTCCTGTACAAGCACTTCAACCCCCGGCAACGCACCATCTGGAAGATCGCGCCCGGCGAGCGCGGCCGTCTGTGGGAGGAATGCCGGGACGGCTCATTCATCTGCGTCGGGTGGGACGAGCTCGGCGATCTCGGCCAGTACCAGAGCGACACCGAGCTGAAGCAGGCATTGGACGCGCACTGGCCGCGCAGCAGTGGTGGCAGCCTGACCCTCGCCCGCCGACTGCTGGCCTTCCGAGACCTGGAGGCGGGAGACCGGGTCGTCGCCAACCGCGGTATGGACGAGGTCCTGGCCACCGGCAGGGTGGACGGGAGCTACCGCTACGACCCGGACCGGCCGGCGTTCCACCACGTCGTCCCGGTGACCTGGGACCTCTCCCACGCGCAGAAACTGCCGAAGCCCCAGCATGGGTGGCGGTCCACCTTCGCCAAGGTCGACGCGTCCCTCTTCGCCAGGTTCACCGCACGCAACGCCGACTCCGGCTCCGGCTCCGACTCCGTCCCGGATACGGGCCAGGCGCAGACGGGCACGCCGGTCGCGCTGCCCGAAGACGTACAGGCCGTGTTGGACGCGCTGGAGCGCAAGGGGCAGGTGATCCTGCACGGGCCGCCCGGTACGGGCAAGACCCGGCTCGCGCTCGGCGCCGCCCTCGCCCTGGACGGCCACGCGGACGTACTCGGTGCCGATGCCCGCCAACGTGCCGAGGCGCAGGTCGAGATGCTGCACGGCGAGCGTGTCCGCATGGTCACCTTCCATCCCTCCTACGGCTACGAGGACTTCGTCGAGGGCTTCAAGCCGGAGCTGAGCGCCACCGGCCCGGGGCTCACCCTCGCCCTCACGGACGGCCTGTTCCACAACCTGTGCCGCCGGGCCGCCGCCGATCCCGACCAGAAGTTCTTGCTCGTCATCGACGAGATCAACCGCGGTGACCTGCCGCGGATCTTCGGCGAGTTGATCACGCTCCTCGAACTCGACAAGCGGAACCTGCCGGTCTCCCTGCCCGTCAGCAGGCGACGCTTCTCCGTACCTCCGAACGTCCGGGTCATCGGCACGATGAACACCGCCGACCGGAGCATCAGCCACCTGGACGCCGCGGTCCGCCGCCGGTTCGCCTTCCTGCCCGTGGGCCCGGACCCGGACGCGGTTGCCGGGACCGTGGGTCCCCTTGACCTGGCCGCGTTCTTCGAGTCCCTCAACATGCGCATCGCCCGCCATCTCGACGCCGACCACCAGATCGGGCACGCCTACCTGCTGCGCGACGGAGAGCCGATCGCCACCGAGGAGGATCTGGCGGCGGCCTTCCACCACGAGGTGATCCCGCTCCTGGAGGACTACTGCCTCGGCCGGGCGGACCTGTTGCACCGTATCCTCGGCGGCCTGGTGGACGCCGAGACCGGGCGTCCGCTCCTCATGCCCCCGCAGGACCTGGCGGACGCGCTGGCGACCGAGTTCACCAGCGGCGTTCCCGGCCCGGATGCCTGA
- a CDS encoding ParA family protein, whose translation MTSIALFNNKGGVGKTTLTYHLAHMIRRLGLSVLAVDLDPQANLTSMCLEETEIEELWENSSELINQGAAMAGLPGTGRVRSGQTIADAVRPILEGTGDIAVVEPARLQPDLWLLPGSLDLSRFEDKLSNEWSRAYAGDVAAIRTSTSFHRIIEQAARAVDADIVLIDVGPNLGAINRAALISADTVLMPLAADLFSLKGLSNLGPTLRQWRSDWQSLVLPRVPETISAPRASMQPLGYVIMQPEMRLDRPVKAYQRWLQRIPWVYSSAVLGESPPSRGDDSHRIATMRNYRSLMPLAHDARKPMFDLRPADGALGSTQQYVKTCFKEFKALSEGVLARVEDLPRGTGDASTADRR comes from the coding sequence ATGACCTCGATCGCGCTGTTCAACAACAAGGGCGGTGTGGGCAAAACAACCCTCACCTATCACCTCGCCCACATGATCAGGCGACTCGGCCTGAGTGTGCTGGCGGTCGATCTCGATCCCCAGGCCAACCTCACGTCGATGTGCCTGGAGGAGACCGAGATCGAAGAGCTCTGGGAGAACTCTTCGGAGCTCATCAACCAGGGAGCGGCCATGGCGGGCCTACCGGGCACGGGGCGGGTGCGCAGCGGCCAGACCATCGCCGACGCCGTCCGTCCCATCCTGGAGGGCACGGGCGACATCGCGGTCGTCGAGCCGGCCCGGCTCCAGCCGGACCTATGGCTGCTGCCGGGGAGTCTCGACCTGAGCCGTTTCGAGGACAAACTGTCCAATGAATGGTCACGCGCATATGCGGGCGATGTCGCGGCCATTCGCACGTCCACGTCGTTCCACCGCATCATCGAGCAGGCGGCGCGAGCCGTGGACGCCGATATCGTACTGATCGACGTGGGCCCCAACCTGGGTGCCATCAACCGGGCCGCGCTGATCTCGGCAGACACCGTACTGATGCCCCTGGCCGCGGACCTGTTCTCCCTGAAGGGCCTGAGCAACCTGGGCCCGACGCTGCGCCAGTGGCGCAGCGACTGGCAGTCCCTCGTCCTGCCCAGAGTGCCCGAGACCATTTCCGCTCCTCGCGCGAGCATGCAGCCGCTGGGGTACGTCATCATGCAGCCGGAAATGCGCCTCGACAGGCCGGTCAAGGCGTACCAGCGATGGCTCCAGCGCATTCCCTGGGTCTACTCCTCGGCGGTCCTCGGCGAGTCCCCGCCCTCGCGCGGGGACGACAGCCACCGCATCGCCACGATGAGGAACTACCGAAGCCTGATGCCCCTGGCGCACGACGCGCGCAAGCCCATGTTCGATCTGAGGCCGGCCGACGGTGCGCTGGGCAGCACCCAGCAGTACGTGAAGACCTGCTTCAAGGAGTTCAAGGCGCTGTCCGAAGGAGTTCTCGCCAGGGTCGAAGACCTTCCCCGGGGCACGGGCGACGCGTCGACGGCTGATCGGCGGTAA
- a CDS encoding ATP-binding protein — translation MGTVSDNSTDLADLLGTQESASLEFKRTAKREGRRGDAIGNAVCAMANDLCGRGGGDVLIGVDDKGRPVDDVDLSDRALLQLTELRDDGRILDRPSLTVDRAVFRGKPVIRLHVEACATPPVRFEGVIWVRPGPTTRRASREDERVLAERRRAKDIPFDTRPLSLARLDDLDLDLFRQSYLPSMVAPEVIEENGRPVDLQLSSLHLMTPEGTPTVLGLLTVGLDPGSHIPGAYLQFVRYQGTDLDAPVADEQELRQNLVGLSARLEPLLRSNLRTRLVEDGFRETPRPDYPLEALRELCMNALMHRNYETSYAPTRIVWFDDRIEVTNPGGPFGQVRDDNFDRVTDYRNPSLAAAMKGLGYVNRFGRGIGRVRKALETNGNPPAEFQVDDTSWAVVIRRAA, via the coding sequence ATGGGCACCGTGAGCGACAACAGTACGGATCTTGCCGACCTCCTGGGCACGCAGGAGTCCGCGTCCCTTGAGTTCAAGCGCACCGCGAAACGCGAGGGGAGACGTGGAGACGCCATCGGAAACGCGGTGTGCGCCATGGCCAACGATTTGTGCGGCCGTGGGGGCGGCGATGTCCTCATCGGTGTGGACGACAAGGGGCGCCCGGTCGACGATGTCGACCTGAGCGACCGGGCGCTCCTTCAGCTCACCGAGCTGCGGGACGACGGCCGTATCCTCGACCGCCCGTCGCTCACCGTCGATCGGGCCGTCTTCCGGGGGAAGCCGGTCATCCGGCTCCATGTCGAGGCCTGCGCGACCCCACCAGTCCGGTTCGAGGGCGTCATCTGGGTCCGTCCCGGCCCCACCACGCGCAGGGCGAGCCGCGAGGACGAGCGCGTGCTGGCGGAGCGGCGTCGCGCCAAGGACATCCCGTTCGACACACGGCCGCTGTCTCTTGCCCGCCTCGACGACCTGGACCTCGACCTGTTCCGGCAGTCGTATCTGCCTTCCATGGTCGCGCCCGAGGTCATCGAGGAGAACGGCCGTCCGGTGGACCTCCAGCTGTCGTCCCTCCACCTCATGACGCCGGAAGGTACGCCGACCGTGCTCGGCCTGCTCACCGTCGGCCTCGACCCCGGGAGCCACATTCCCGGGGCGTACCTCCAGTTCGTCCGCTATCAGGGCACGGACCTCGACGCCCCCGTCGCGGACGAGCAGGAACTGCGGCAGAACCTGGTCGGGCTGTCGGCCCGGCTCGAACCCCTCCTGCGGAGCAATCTGCGCACCCGCCTCGTGGAGGACGGCTTCCGCGAGACGCCCCGCCCGGACTATCCGCTGGAAGCACTGCGGGAACTCTGCATGAATGCCCTCATGCACCGGAACTACGAGACCTCGTACGCGCCGACCCGCATCGTGTGGTTCGACGACCGCATCGAGGTAACCAACCCCGGTGGGCCTTTCGGGCAGGTCCGGGACGACAACTTCGACCGGGTCACCGACTACCGCAATCCTTCCCTTGCCGCCGCGATGAAGGGCCTCGGCTATGTGAACCGGTTCGGCCGGGGTATCGGCCGGGTGAGGAAGGCGCTGGAGACCAACGGAAACCCGCCCGCCGAGTTCCAGGTAGACGACACGTCCTGGGCCGTCGTCATCCGGAGGGCCGCATGA
- a CDS encoding endonuclease domain-containing protein: MSERVMPGRTDGLITLGAADALWVHLTADSAVPTASGAFTRSPAHARVGYVLLGGHVVATLRASGGQWSVPEGEVRRAAAELNAVGMDRQDLVRIGPFRGAPRQECDEETPLRWRRRITGELREVGGPERAARRDLGRPYHLAGIDWRQMLVEQTRDGTQRTWWLPRAMVRLLDAAEHAEAQWVQAARTRRAGAAATGPPSHPRRARDADGRRDVDGRQTTSPEGPTASPRPYNAELEGQLYSVLTRKPGTSRRVAGWACAVCRTAPATVLDHCHEHGYVRAPVCQSCNTLERPDHLYSNDIRVANRYTRLFHTDTDDWLRHWHRCPGCRARTTLPLPHLAAWTAHIACRSLRPTHRAPRGRTPCGVLRVSWTGSQNTPRSCLLTVAVDCCPSGEHRVLARVPYREAVERFRVWLAETAPAVAAAAGPDRVDDLPAQSRPVIADTSGEGLALF, from the coding sequence ATGTCGGAGCGTGTCATGCCCGGTCGCACGGACGGCCTGATCACCCTGGGTGCCGCGGACGCTCTGTGGGTCCATCTGACGGCCGACAGTGCTGTGCCGACGGCTTCTGGGGCATTCACCCGCTCTCCTGCCCATGCCCGGGTGGGGTACGTCCTGCTCGGCGGCCATGTGGTGGCGACGCTGAGGGCGAGCGGCGGTCAGTGGAGTGTCCCGGAGGGTGAGGTGCGCCGGGCGGCCGCGGAACTGAACGCGGTGGGAATGGACCGGCAGGACCTGGTCCGCATCGGTCCGTTTCGTGGGGCGCCGAGGCAGGAGTGCGACGAGGAGACGCCGCTGCGTTGGCGCCGGCGCATCACGGGGGAACTGCGGGAGGTGGGCGGCCCCGAGCGGGCAGCACGACGTGACCTCGGCCGGCCGTACCATCTGGCGGGGATCGACTGGCGACAGATGCTCGTGGAGCAGACCCGCGACGGGACACAGCGCACGTGGTGGCTGCCGCGCGCCATGGTCAGGCTGCTCGACGCGGCCGAGCACGCCGAAGCGCAGTGGGTGCAGGCCGCGCGGACCCGCCGGGCAGGCGCAGCCGCCACCGGGCCGCCCTCCCACCCCCGGCGGGCCCGAGACGCCGACGGTCGGCGAGACGTCGACGGTCGGCAGACGACGAGCCCCGAGGGCCCCACCGCCTCACCGCGCCCGTACAACGCAGAGCTGGAAGGCCAGCTGTACTCGGTGCTCACCAGGAAGCCCGGTACCTCCCGCAGGGTGGCCGGGTGGGCGTGCGCCGTCTGCCGCACCGCGCCCGCCACGGTGCTCGACCACTGCCACGAACACGGCTACGTCCGCGCCCCCGTCTGCCAGTCCTGCAACACACTGGAACGTCCCGACCACCTGTACAGCAACGACATCCGGGTGGCGAACCGCTACACACGCCTCTTCCACACCGACACCGACGACTGGCTCCGCCACTGGCACCGCTGCCCCGGCTGCCGCGCCCGCACCACCCTGCCCCTGCCGCACCTCGCCGCATGGACCGCCCACATAGCCTGCCGATCGCTGCGCCCGACCCACCGAGCCCCCCGCGGGCGCACACCCTGCGGTGTTCTGCGCGTGTCCTGGACGGGCAGTCAGAACACGCCCCGTTCCTGCCTGCTCACGGTCGCCGTCGACTGCTGCCCCTCCGGCGAGCACCGCGTCTTGGCGCGCGTCCCCTACCGCGAAGCCGTCGAGCGGTTTCGCGTCTGGTTGGCCGAGACGGCCCCCGCCGTGGCCGCCGCGGCCGGTCCCGACCGCGTGGACGACCTCCCCGCCCAGTCCCGGCCAGTCATCGCGGACACCAGCGGCGAGGGCCTGGCACTGTTCTGA